Genomic window (Streptomyces sp. LX-29):
CGGACGGGCCGGCGAAGATGAACGAGCCACCGGGGCGCTTCGGGTCCTTGAGGCCCGCCCGCGTACGGCGGATGGCCTGCGACAGGGCCTTGATGGCGTCCTTCTGACCGATGACGCGCTTGTGGAGCTCGTCCTCCATGCGCAGCAGCCGGGAGGACTCCTCCTCGGTGAGCTTGAAGACCGGGATGCCGGTGGCGGTGGCCAGGACCTCGGCGATCAGGTCGCCGTCGACCTCGGCGACGACGTCCATGTCGCCGGCCTTCCACTCCTTCTCCCGCTTGGCCTTGGCGGCCAGGAGCTGCTTCTCCTTGTCCCGCAGGCCGGCGGCCATCTCGAAGTCCTGCGAGTCGATCGCGGACTCCTTCTCCCGGCGCACGTCGGCGATCTTCTCGTCGAACTCGCGCAGGTCCGGCGGCGCGGTCATCCGACGGATGCGCATCCGGGAGCCGGCCTCGTCGATCAGGTCGATCGCCTTGTCCGGCAGGAAGCGGTCGGAGATGTAGCGGTCGGCCAGGGTGGCGGCCTGGACCAGGGCCTCGTCCGTGATGGAGACGCGGTGGTGCGCCTCGTAGCGGTCGCGCAGACCCTTGAGGATCTCGATGGTGTGCGGCAGCGAGGGCTCGGCGACCTGGATCGGCTGGAAGCGGCGCTCCAGGGCCGCGTCCTTCTCCAGGTGCTTGCGGTACTCGTCGAGCGTGGTGGCACCGATGGTCTGCAGCTCGCCGCGGGCCAGCATCGGCTTGAGGATGCTGGCGGCGTCGATGGCGCCCTCGGCGGCGCCCGCGCCGACCAGGGTGTGCAGCTCGTCGATGAAGAGGATGATGTCGCCGCGGGTGCGGATCTCCTTGAGCACCTTCTTCAGGCGCTCCTCGAAGTCACCGCGGTAGCGGGAGCCGGCGACCAGGGCGCCCAGGTCCAGGGTGTAGAGGTGCTTGTCCTTGAGGGTCTCGGGCACCTCGCCCTTGACGATGGCCTGGGCCAGGCCCTCGACGACCGCCGTCTTGCCGACGCCGGGCTCGCCGATGAGGACCGGGTTGTTCTTGGTGCGGCGGGACAGCACCTGCATGACCCGCTCGATCTCCTTCTCGCGCCCGATGACCGGGTCGAGCTTGGATTCGCGGGCGGCCTGGGTGAGGTTGCGGCCGAACTGGTCCAGGACCAGGGAGGTCGAAGGGGTGCCCTCGGCCGGCCCGCCGGCGGTGGCGGCCTCCTTGCCCTGGTAGCCGGAGAGCAGCTGGATGACCTGCTGCCGCACCCGGTTAAGATCGGCGCCCAGCTTCACCAGGACCTGGGCGGCGACGCCCTCGCCCTCGCGGATCAGGCCGAGCA
Coding sequences:
- a CDS encoding ATP-dependent Clp protease ATP-binding subunit codes for the protein MFERFTDRARRVVVLAQEEARMLNHNYIGTEHILLGLIHEGEGVAAKALESLGISLEAVRQQVEEIIGQGQQAPSGHIPFTPRAKKVLELSLREALQLGHNYIGTEHILLGLIREGEGVAAQVLVKLGADLNRVRQQVIQLLSGYQGKEAATAGGPAEGTPSTSLVLDQFGRNLTQAARESKLDPVIGREKEIERVMQVLSRRTKNNPVLIGEPGVGKTAVVEGLAQAIVKGEVPETLKDKHLYTLDLGALVAGSRYRGDFEERLKKVLKEIRTRGDIILFIDELHTLVGAGAAEGAIDAASILKPMLARGELQTIGATTLDEYRKHLEKDAALERRFQPIQVAEPSLPHTIEILKGLRDRYEAHHRVSITDEALVQAATLADRYISDRFLPDKAIDLIDEAGSRMRIRRMTAPPDLREFDEKIADVRREKESAIDSQDFEMAAGLRDKEKQLLAAKAKREKEWKAGDMDVVAEVDGDLIAEVLATATGIPVFKLTEEESSRLLRMEDELHKRVIGQKDAIKALSQAIRRTRAGLKDPKRPGGSFIFAGPSGVGKTELSKTLAEFLFGDEDALISLDMSEFSEKHTVSRLFGSPPGYVGYEEGGQLTEKVRRKPFSVVLFDEVEKAHPDIFNSLLQILEDGRLTDSQGRVVDFKNTVIIMTTNLGTRDISKGFNLGFAAQGDVKTGYERMKAKVNEELKQHFRPEFLNRVDDTVVFHQLSQEDIIQIVDLMIAKVDERLKDRDMGIELSGEAKKLLAKRGYDPVLGARPLRRTIQREIEDTLSEKILFGELRPGHIVVVDTEGEGESAKFTFRGEEKSALPDTPPIESATGGAGPNLSKDA